The Bombus huntii isolate Logan2020A chromosome 11, iyBomHunt1.1, whole genome shotgun sequence genome includes a window with the following:
- the LOC126871020 gene encoding uncharacterized protein LOC126871020 isoform X2, which produces MLSDVKVGVKLRPLIQQEQDENLSMQWIVKGNSIVSLDQETNKWRDNEFQFDYSFDVNTKNSKVFDSIIKSIVDATIDGFNGTIFFYGQFHSGKTYTVTGTSEDPGIIPLTAEYIFNAISNIIQCEFLLRVSYLEIYDEKINDLLDKNQIDLELYKDNNEQIIVKCTEKITNSLDDMLSIMKEGIKNKHINSHSIFQIIIESQQIEGDSNNIVQLSQLNLVDLAGFTKVHCTKGIEEHQTDISLFTLESIITQISKSQNAQEHIDYHNSKLTELLQSSLSGNALIAVICTVTPVALEETYYTLLFASHTKKIKTKPQKNEVMFDASLLHYAKQVKLEQIRNGDSSIEVEKVESEKLQQKCHLLEERIKLLKTRTISGYEKNCEKALNYKSKRREIWYNPGMIKPYFPVFHTQTCLPTIKEISPEKLHKKNIMQSVDTNETFQTDLESEAIDYEVDYEIKMNDNIGNEHVKCMKSDNLFLMPETQDTLIQTSRNQICPSTPKSILRECIVDLTTQLTELREFTTLEKQLTCEGNHCCKHNIGEQAEIQFVCDGFKNNRIDKCSLNYVIQLEEEKDKLAVEVKLKSQELAEIKDDVRSLKLDIEKFEKTIYLLTNENMEMSNKLSIENERSKETELNFQTTITELYTQISKITEEKINLEGDITVLNEQLESFRSKTVGEYNNEQLLIEHQNKIDALKTENIELSTIIADKNKELENIKESKSLLYDHDCIYKDEVTILTEKNKCLMQENNELSSDLIDKIEEGDILKEQCDILNNKMILIKNVDSKNDIEQLRLENNILKTKIAELKMKITILTNENAKISNNLLESMEDFDNPCNEKVNSNSMHSSIVPDNPEKSNETMEKILQGENYEELSNKVIVLQDKVTHLSRLNKKLSDLKLSSCGQCEHLKKISESRRAFKLEAKILNHKLEDLQKKFNQKCEDTEALKLKVNQELNVSFTDTSLNTSFIDRMNVSFVEEKVQHLNNELRTLKHDHDELSVSYIKKCDELEKLHNETKIEHLQNNIEQVKKDIDEIKKNSAHFVSMLSKFRTQKENLLDQINTLRFDNEALQQTVAEKKILAATATEKAQILENELSCMNKELEQFFVKEKLTQTEKMTLEIQLEGLKVENENKGNLITKLNRTTGDLNECILSLKHELDLTTNQKKELTILTENIKCKYKNELELLKKQCDKLEQEKQKSIETEKHVTLRVNELESYIEKLKIDLGKQKKLHCELNTIKERMIKELKSFKLNSLDFLNKTADEIFIIFLQTIMLKEEEVIKEMRELLEKDKLKLEDEKRQSADAEKRAVLWAKELEIENEKLHVDLTKTECLCIKKQDEINQLRHLMKESNHEKEILKEKMEVLETDFNNLQSEFDKQCKVDIQQKGQASIVAQKREKQVQEALKYKEIELQSNMKSEKERYEKKIEELLCTIEIHKTKNLELENNIEGLEANEKQLKNIIEANSSELKVTNQAIYKMTLDFEHLTEAYNELNRDVKEKASRIENITALLKSKCDMLSEYKTKFETIIPDYEILQNQVKERKESIERYKEEIERLKMEKEKQIEEIKDKLNSEEIKNTGLNKQLNELNSKNIALIEELDNLKEIHEQLRQVNAKLERKIRNSTSKIKAEADMEELKDVNKRLQNNLEGASNRIIELQESKNKTFKELVNLKNQYELLSQENAELKKTLSLHKSRENTLYLFAEDSKYDILLQEKNKIALQLEGKKLLLSQKDKEIVEYVSQINDLIIKKKELDNQLKDKMYIQQAESKLVKELMKKLTTLEEENKEMKDQLKTFKTVTQTNIKQVGGTKLDNEKFIDTLKKRNSELQIKFNEYQTELELKSNSNDSRSTSPAFENNRRRHSRNEIFNQRRQLEDVIIDTDPSEDRQTCQVLRKKIHELELQLVTKHGQISALEIQIQSENFPYLQKCKELQELLLTSRKKNAELSSEVRKLQRTLNDINAWECDICRRWRINRREQACQTFNNAQQLFTINNEIIKDDTKITKLEKEKAIIKDVCRARCRQIKELEDKVRELEEAQTSHLKCIEFLKETSNQQHTSMVHLNKQFDLEKNMKL; this is translated from the exons atgttaagCGATGTTAAGGTAGGAGTCAAATTGAGGCCTTTGATTCAACAAGAACaagatgaaaatttatcaatgcAATGGATCGTAAAGGGAAATTCGATTGTTTCATTAGATCAAGAGACAAACAAGTGGAGGGATAATGAATTTCAGTTTG attaTAGCTTTGatgtaaatacaaaaaattccAAAGTATTTGATAGTATTATAAAATCTATTGTTGATGCTACTATAGATGGTTTCAAtggaacaatatttttttatggtCAGTTTCATTCTGGTAAAACATACACAGTGACAGGCACTTCAGAAGATCCAGGCATAATACCACTTACTGCtgaatacatatttaatgctatttcaaatatcattcaatgtgaatttttattaag GGTAtcttatttagaaatttatgATGAGAAAATAAATGACTTATTAGATAAAAACCAAATTGATTTAGAATTATACAAAGATAACAATGAACAAATAATTGTTAAATGTacagaaaaaattacaaattcttTGGATGATATGTTATCTATAATGAAAGAAGGAATTAAGAATAAACATATTAATAGTCATAGCATATTTCAAATT ATAATTGAAAGTCAACAAATTGAAGGAGATTCAAACAATATTGTACAATTATCACAATTAAATTTGGTAGATCTTGCTGGTTTTACAAAAGTTCATTGTACAAAAGGTATTGAAGAACATCAAACTGATATATCTCTTTTTACTCTAGAATCAATAATTACACAAATAAGTAAGTCACAAAATGCCCAGGAACATATTGATTATCATAATAGTAAATTAACAGAATTACTGCAGTCATCATTAAGTGGCAATGCTTTAATAGCAGTAATATGTACAGTAACACCTGTTGCTTTAGAGGAAACATATTACACTCTATT GTTTGCATCacatactaaaaaaattaaaactaaaCCACAAAAAAACGAAGTTATGTTTGATGCATCGCTTCTTCATTATGCAAAACAAGTGAAATTAGAG CAAATAAGAAATGGAGACTCATCTATAGAAGTAGAAAAAGTAGAATCTGAAAAACTACAACAGAAATGTCACTTGTTAGAAGaacgtataaaattattaaagacTCGAACTATTTCTggatatgaaaaaaattgtGAAAAAGCACTTAACTATAAGTctaaaagaagagaaatttgGTATAATCCTGGAATGATCAAACCGTATTTCCCTGTATTTCATACTCAAACTTGCTTACCaacaataaaagaaatttcacCTGAGAAACTACATAAAAAAAACATTATGCAATCAGTTGACACAAATGAAa CATTTCAGACAGATCTTGAATCAGAAGCAATTGATTATGAAGTAGATTATGAAATCAAAATGAATGATAATATTGGAAATGAACATGTTAAATGTATGAAAAGtgataatttatttctaatgCCAGAAACACAAGATACTTTGATACAAACTTctag AAATCAAATATGTCCTTCTACACCGAAAAGTATTTTACGGGAATGTATCGTGGACCTGACAACGCAACTTACTGAACTTCGTGAATTTACAACTTTAGAGAAACAACTAACGTGTGAAGGAAACCATTGTTGCAAACAT AACATAGGAGAACAAGCGGAAATACAGTTTGTTTGTGAtggttttaaaaataacagaaTTGATAAATGTTCTCTAAATTATGTAATACAattagaagaagagaaagataaATTAGCAGTAGAGGTAAAGTTGAAAAGTCAAGAATTGGCCGAAATAAAGGATGATGTTCGAAGCCTTAAATTAGATatagaaaaattcgaaaaaactatttatttattaacaaatgaAAATATGGAAATGTCAAATAAATTGTCCATTGAAAACGAACGTTCGAAAGAAActgaattaaattttcaaacaacAATTACTGAGCTTTACACacagatttcgaaaattacgGAAGAAAAGATTAATTTAGAAGGCGATATAACGGTCTTAAATGAACAATTAGAATCATTTCGCTCAAAAACCGTAGGAGAATACAATAATGaacaattattaattgaacatcaaaataaaattgatgcattgaaaacagaaaatattgaattatcAACTATTATTGCagataaaaataaggaacttgaaaatattaaagaaagTAAATCACTATTATATGACCATGATTGTATTTATAAGGATGAAGTTACAATATTGactgaaaaaaataaatgtttaatgcAAGAAAATAATGAACTTTCCTCTGATCTAATAGATAAAATTGAGGAAGGTGATATATTGAAAGAACAGTGtgatattttgaataataaaatgattttaataaaaaacgTAGATTCCAAAAACGATATAGAACAATTAAGATTggaaaacaatattttaaaaaccaAGATAGcagaattaaaaatgaaaataacaatattaaCTAATGAAAATGCAAAGATTTCCAATAATCTATTAGAAAGTATGGAGGATTTTGATAACCCATGCAATGAAAAAGTAAATAGCAATTCAATGCATTCATCTATAGTACCTGATAATCCTGAAAAGTCAAATGAGACTATGGAGAAAATATTACAAGGAGAAAATTACGAGGAACTGTCAAATAAAGTTATAGTATTACAGGACAAAGTTACTCATCTATctcgtttaaataaaaaattaagtgATTTAAAATTATCATCCTGTGGTCAATGTGAACATTTAAAGAAGATAAGTGAGAGTCGTAGAGCTTTTAAACTTGAagcaaaaattttaaatcacaAATTGGAAGACTTACAAAAAAAGTTCAATCAGAAATGTGAGGATACTGAAGCATTAAAACTTAAGGTTAATCAAGAGTTGAATGTAAGTTTTACTGATACATCCTTGAACACTAGTTTTATAGATAGAATGAATGTAAGCTTTGTAGAGGAGAAGGTTCAACATttaaataacgaattacgGACTTTGAAGCATGACCACGATGAACTTTCAGTttcatatataaaaaaatgtgaCGAACTTGAAAAGCTTcataatgaaacgaaaatcGAGCACCTTCAAAATAATATCGAACAAGTGAAAAAAGATATAgatgaaataaagaaaaatagtgCACATTTTGTTTCTATGCTTAGTAAATTTAGGACGCAAAAAGAAAACTTATTGGACCAAATCAATACACTAAGATTCGATAATGAAGCGTTACAACAAACAGTAGcagaaaaaaagatattagCAGCTACAGCTACAGAGAAAGCTCAAATTCTTGAGAATGAATTATCATGTATGAATAAAGAACTCGAACAGTTCTTCGTGAAAGAAAAACTAACGCAGACCGAAAAAATGACACTAGAAATACAATTAGAAGGTTTAAAggttgaaaatgaaaataaaggTAATCTTATTACTAAATTAAATAGAACGACTGGTGATTTGAATGAATGTATATTATCACTGAAACATGAATTAGATTTAACAACAAACCAAAAAAAGGAATTAACTATATTaactgaaaatattaaatgtaaatataaaaatgaattagaACTTCTAAAAAAGCAATGTGATAAATTAGAacaagaaaaacaaaaaagtaTAGAAACAGAAAAACATGTAACACTGCGAGTAAACGAATTAGAGTCATATATAGAAAAGCTTAAAATAGATTTgggaaaacaaaaaaaattacATTGTGAGTTAAATACTATTAAGGAACGTATGATCAAAGAATTAAAGTCATTTAAATTGAATTCtttagattttttaaataaaactgcAGACGAaattttcatcatttttttGCAAACGATCATgttgaaagaagaagaagtaattaaagaaatgagaGAATTACTCGAAAAAGACAAACTAAAATTAGAGGATGAAAAGCGGCAAAGTGCAGATGCTGAAAAGCGCGCAGTGTTGTGGGCTAAAGAATTggaaatagaaaatgaaaaattacatgTTGATTTAACAAAAACGGAGTGTTTATGTATAAAAAAGCAAGATGAAATTAACCAATTAAGACACCTTATGAAAGAAAGTAATCATGAAAAAGAGATACTTAAAGAAAAAATGGAAGTGCTAGAAACtgatttcaataatttacaaagCGAATTTGACAAACAATGTAAAGTAGATATTCAACAGAAAGGACAAGCATCTATTGTTGCAcaaaaacgagaaaaacaAGTACAAGAAGCTCTTAAATACAAAGAAATTGAACTTCAGTCTAATATGAAATCTGAAAAGGAACggtatgaaaagaaaatagaagagTTACTTTGCACTATAGAAAtccataaaacaaaaaatctAGAATTGGAAAACAATATTGAAGGTCTTGAAGCTAATGAAAaacaattgaaaaatattatagaagcaAATTCCTCAGAACTGAAAGTAACCAATCAAGCTATTTATAAAATGACACTTGATTTTGAACATCTCACAGAAGCTTATAACGAATTAAACCGCGatgtaaaagaaaaagcatCTCGAATTGAAAACATCACAGCACTTTTGAAAAGCAAATGTGACATGCTATCCGAATATAAAACTAAATTCGAAACTATTATACCAGATTATGAAATACTACAAAATCaagttaaagaaagaaaagaaagcatAGAACgatataaagaagaaatagaaagattgaaaatggaaaaggaaaaacaaattgaagaaatcaaagataaattaaattcagaagaaataaaaaataccggattaaataaacaattaaacGAATTAAATAGCAAAAATATTGCTTTGATAGAAGAATTAGATaacttaaaagaaatacatgAACAATTGCGACAAGTAAATGCGaaattagaaagaaaaattagaaatagtaCAAGTAAAATAAAAGCTGAAGCAGACATGGAAGAATTAAAGGATGTAAACAAAAGGTTGCAAAATAACTTGGAAGGTGCAAGTAACCGTATAATTGAACTGCAGGAAAGCAAAAATAAAACTTTCAAAGAATtagttaatttaaaaaatcaatatgAATTACTGTCCCAAGAAAATGCTGAACTAAAGAAAACTTTATCGTTACACAAATCCAGAGaaaatactttatatttatttgcagAAGATAGTAAATATGATATACTTCTtcaagaaaagaataaaattgcaCTACAATTAGAaggtaaaaaattattattgtcaCAAAAAGACAAAGAGATTGTAGAATATGTAAGTCAAATCAATGATttgattattaaaaaaaaagaacttgATAACcaattaaaagataaaatgtACATTCAGCAAGCTGAAAGTAAATTGGTTAAAgaattaatgaaaaagttaacaactttagaagaagaaaataaagaaatgaaagatCAACTTAAAACGTTCAAAACAGTGACACAAACTAACATAAAACAGGTAGGAGGTACAAAGTTAgacaatgaaaaatttattgatactctgaaaaaaaggaattcggaattacaaattaaatttaatgagTATCAAACTGAATTGGAACTAAAAAGCAACAGTAATGATTCAAGATCTACTAGTCCAGCTTTTGAAAACAACAGAAGAAGACATAGCAGGAATGAGATATTTAATCAAAGAAGACAATTAGAAGATGTAATAATTGATACAGATCCTAGTGAAGATAGACAAACATGTCAagtattaagaaaaaaaattcatgaGTTAGAATTGCAACTAGTAACAAAACATGGACAAATTTCAGCATTAGAAATCCAAATCCAGAGTGAAAATTTTCCTTATCTACAAAAATGTAAGGAACTGCAGGAACTTCTGCTCACATCTCGTAAAAAG aatgcTGAACTTAGTTCTGAGGTAAGAAAACTTCAAAGGACTCTAAACGACATTAACGCGTGGGAATGTGACATATGTAGACGATGGCGAATTAATAGAAGAGAACAAGCATGTCAAACATTTAATAATGCACAACAACTTTTTACgataaataacgaaataattaag GATGATacaaaaataacgaaattggaaaaagagaaagcaATAATAAAAGATGTATGTCGTGCACGATGCcgacaaataaaagaattggAAGATAAAGTAAGAGAATTAGAAGAAGCACAGACATCACATTTAAAGTGCattgaatttttgaaagaaacATCTAATCAACAACATACTTCCATGGTGCATCTCAATAAACAATTTGACttggaaaaaaatatgaaactgtgA